From the Deltaproteobacteria bacterium genome, one window contains:
- a CDS encoding AraC family transcriptional regulator — protein sequence MAARDAFHLAPDRSLALVRRHRWSGRIDRHAHRSLILGLVLEGECCTVGIRGVRMADTRRMFAVAPGEVHAHVAERPCSYVALCLAAPSLPPGRMLPTMADDRGLVSAVASLAETIEAGQWPGRSDILAVTARAEGHFELCPSLSGPPWLSRVVEYLERAIDTPFNLAELENLAGVSRFHLCRTFTARMGMTPGEYQLHARLWRAKDLLTQGVSPVETALETGFADQSHLTRRFNRVVGLSPGLYARGRIRTHRA from the coding sequence ATGGCCGCTCGGGACGCATTCCATCTCGCTCCAGACCGGAGCCTGGCCCTGGTCCGTCGCCACCGATGGTCGGGACGCATCGACCGCCATGCGCATCGTTCATTGATCCTTGGCCTTGTCCTCGAAGGAGAATGTTGCACGGTGGGCATCCGGGGCGTCCGCATGGCCGACACAAGACGGATGTTCGCCGTGGCCCCGGGAGAGGTCCACGCCCACGTGGCCGAAAGGCCATGCAGCTATGTGGCCCTTTGCCTCGCGGCACCTTCCTTGCCGCCTGGCCGTATGCTGCCCACGATGGCCGACGACCGGGGGCTGGTCTCGGCCGTGGCCTCCCTGGCCGAAACCATCGAGGCCGGGCAATGGCCGGGGCGATCGGACATCCTGGCCGTGACGGCCCGGGCCGAAGGCCATTTCGAACTCTGCCCTTCCTTGAGTGGACCGCCCTGGCTCAGCCGGGTTGTCGAATATCTGGAAAGGGCCATCGACACACCCTTCAACCTCGCCGAACTGGAGAACCTGGCCGGGGTGAGCAGATTCCATCTCTGTCGAACCTTCACGGCCCGCATGGGAATGACTCCGGGCGAGTACCAGCTCCATGCCCGCCTCTGGCGGGCCAAAGACCTGCTGACCCAGGGCGTCTCGCCCGTGGAGACGGCCCTGGAGACCGGCTTTGCCGACCAGAGCCATCTGACC
- a CDS encoding cupin domain-containing protein: protein FLVRLEPKAVIAYHNHPMEWEVHAVTSGSGHCVCGGENKAYLPGTTALMPMGIEHEVRAGADGLTLLAFFSAAH from the coding sequence TTTCTGGTCCGCCTCGAACCCAAGGCGGTCATTGCCTACCACAACCATCCAATGGAATGGGAGGTCCACGCCGTGACCTCGGGCTCGGGTCACTGTGTCTGCGGTGGCGAGAACAAGGCCTACCTCCCCGGAACCACGGCTCTCATGCCCATGGGGATCGAGCACGAGGTGCGGGCCGGAGCCGATGGGCTGACATTGTTGGCCTTTTTCTCGGCCGCTCACTGA